Proteins encoded within one genomic window of Mesobacillus subterraneus:
- the mutS gene encoding DNA mismatch repair protein MutS, protein MATYTPMIKQYLQVKADYQDAFLFFRLGDFYEMFFEDALKASQELEITLTSREGGGEERIPMCGVPYHSAPNYIEQLITKGYKVAICEQTEDPKTAKGVVKREVVQLITPGTVMEGRGLLDKENNFIATVSVFPVNTFGFACSDLSTGESRATTITGSIEDLINELSISGAKEVVIESSLSPEIQKKLKERSILALSIEDNTEFNESFSELFADLENEQLRNTASRLFNYLYRTQKRSLDHLQKVSVYKVQQYMKIDYFSKRNLELTETIRSTAKKGTLLWLLDETMTAMGGRMLKQWINRPLINKAEISRRQELVQLFVGQFFERQELREKLKEVYDLERLAGRVAFGNLNPRDLMQLKRSLLQVPSLKHILDSLSHQEASLMADRLDPCEEAADLLEQAIVDNPPISVKDGNIIRDGYDHQLDLYRDASRNGKTWIAQLEREEREKTGIKSLKVGYNRIFGYYIEITKANLHLLQEGQYERKQTLSNAERFITPELKEKEDLILAAEEKSVELEYQLFTGIRETIKEYIPRLQGLARALSELDVILGFAELSEQRHYVRPAFSAERKIVLKDGRHPVVEKVMDAQEYVPNDCYMDNEREVLLITGPNMSGKSTYMRQVALTAIMAQMGCFVPAAEAVLPIFDQVFTRIGAADDLVSGQSTFMVEMLEAKNAITNATKDSLILFDEIGRGTSTYDGMALAQAMIEYIHDKISAKTLFSTHYHEMTSLENELKKLKNVHVSAVEQNGKVVFLHKIREGAADKSYGIHVAQLAELPADLIERAAEILHMLEQTDTQVSLELNSKKSVDSVRETLQTEQDKQSMLQAAETAAASQLSFFDEEPEQKKASGASKKEKQVLEQLNGLEILDMTPLQALNMLYELQKRLRK, encoded by the coding sequence ATGGCTACATATACCCCTATGATCAAGCAATACCTGCAAGTGAAGGCGGATTACCAGGATGCTTTTTTATTTTTCCGCTTAGGCGATTTTTATGAAATGTTCTTTGAGGATGCGCTAAAGGCATCTCAGGAACTTGAAATAACACTTACAAGCAGAGAGGGCGGCGGTGAGGAACGGATTCCGATGTGCGGTGTTCCTTATCATTCCGCTCCTAACTATATTGAACAGCTGATTACCAAAGGCTACAAAGTCGCAATTTGTGAACAAACAGAAGACCCGAAGACTGCTAAAGGGGTAGTTAAGCGGGAAGTTGTCCAGCTGATCACTCCAGGAACAGTAATGGAAGGTCGAGGGCTTTTAGATAAAGAAAATAATTTTATCGCTACTGTTTCTGTTTTCCCGGTCAACACATTCGGGTTTGCGTGCAGCGACCTATCCACAGGGGAAAGCAGGGCCACAACAATTACCGGCAGTATCGAAGATCTTATTAATGAATTATCGATTTCAGGTGCAAAGGAAGTTGTCATCGAAAGCTCTCTTTCGCCTGAAATCCAGAAGAAACTGAAGGAACGTTCCATTCTTGCGCTTTCAATTGAGGATAACACTGAATTTAATGAAAGCTTTTCGGAACTATTTGCTGACCTGGAAAATGAACAATTAAGAAACACAGCTTCAAGACTATTCAATTACTTGTACAGAACCCAGAAGCGCAGCCTGGACCATTTGCAAAAAGTATCAGTCTACAAGGTCCAGCAATATATGAAAATTGATTATTTCTCAAAGCGAAATCTCGAATTGACAGAGACAATTCGATCTACAGCGAAAAAAGGAACGCTTCTATGGCTGCTTGATGAGACGATGACTGCAATGGGCGGCAGGATGCTGAAGCAATGGATTAACAGACCTCTGATTAACAAAGCTGAAATCAGCCGCCGTCAGGAACTGGTGCAGCTTTTTGTCGGACAGTTTTTTGAACGCCAGGAATTGCGGGAAAAGTTGAAAGAGGTATACGATCTTGAACGTTTGGCTGGAAGAGTTGCTTTTGGCAATTTAAATCCAAGAGACCTGATGCAGCTAAAGAGATCTTTATTACAAGTTCCGTCGCTAAAGCATATTTTGGATAGTCTTTCTCATCAGGAAGCTTCCCTGATGGCCGACAGACTTGATCCTTGTGAGGAGGCAGCGGATCTCCTCGAACAGGCAATCGTTGATAACCCTCCAATTTCTGTGAAGGATGGGAACATCATCCGTGATGGCTACGATCACCAGCTTGACCTGTATCGAGATGCCAGCCGGAACGGAAAGACATGGATTGCTCAATTAGAGCGTGAAGAACGTGAGAAAACAGGCATAAAATCCTTGAAGGTTGGCTATAATCGGATTTTTGGCTACTATATCGAAATAACGAAGGCCAACCTGCACTTGCTGCAGGAAGGCCAGTATGAACGGAAGCAGACGCTTTCGAACGCAGAGCGCTTCATCACGCCTGAGCTGAAGGAAAAGGAAGACTTGATTCTCGCTGCTGAGGAAAAAAGCGTCGAGCTTGAATATCAACTCTTTACCGGAATCCGCGAGACGATTAAAGAATATATTCCTAGATTGCAGGGGCTTGCAAGGGCTCTTAGTGAGCTGGATGTAATCCTTGGTTTTGCAGAGTTAAGTGAACAGCGCCATTATGTAAGACCTGCCTTTTCAGCTGAGAGGAAAATCGTCCTGAAGGATGGACGCCATCCTGTTGTCGAAAAAGTAATGGATGCCCAGGAATATGTGCCTAACGATTGTTATATGGACAATGAACGCGAAGTCCTGCTGATAACTGGACCGAATATGTCTGGTAAAAGCACATATATGCGCCAGGTTGCCTTGACAGCGATCATGGCTCAAATGGGCTGTTTCGTCCCGGCGGCAGAGGCAGTATTGCCAATTTTTGACCAGGTTTTCACAAGGATTGGTGCAGCAGACGATCTTGTCTCAGGACAAAGTACCTTCATGGTCGAGATGCTTGAGGCAAAGAACGCCATTACCAATGCTACGAAGGACAGCTTAATCCTTTTTGATGAAATCGGCCGGGGTACTTCCACTTATGATGGCATGGCACTCGCTCAGGCAATGATTGAATATATCCATGATAAAATTAGCGCAAAGACGCTATTCTCGACTCACTATCATGAAATGACTTCACTGGAAAATGAATTGAAAAAATTAAAGAATGTCCATGTCAGCGCAGTTGAGCAGAACGGAAAAGTGGTTTTCCTTCATAAAATCAGGGAGGGTGCAGCTGATAAAAGTTACGGAATCCATGTTGCCCAGCTTGCCGAATTACCGGCAGACCTGATAGAACGTGCTGCGGAAATCCTGCACATGCTCGAGCAAACAGACACACAGGTTTCGCTAGAGCTTAATAGTAAGAAGAGCGTAGATTCTGTGCGGGAAACTTTGCAAACTGAACAAGACAAGCAAAGCATGCTTCAGGCCGCAGAAACAGCAGCAGCGTCGCAATTATCATTTTTTGATGAAGAACCTGAACAGAAGAAAGCTAGTGGTGCAAGCAAAAAGGAGAAGCAGGTCCTCGAACAATTAAACGGACTGGAAATCCTTGATATGACACCTTTGCAGGCTTTGAATATGCTTTATGAGCTTCAAAAGAGACTGCGTAAATAA